The genomic window GCCACGACCAACCGCCAGCTTGCGGTGAAGAAGGTGGCGCCGAACGTGGACGCGATGGTGGTGGTCGGCTCGCCGAATTCGTCGAATTCCCAGCGCTTGCGTGAAGTGGCTGAGCGGGAGGGCTGCACGCGCTCGGTGCTCGTGCAGCGCGCTTCCGAACTCGACTGGTCGATGTTCGATGGCATCGAGCGCCTCGGCATCACTGCGGGCGCCTCGGCGCCGGAAGTGATCGTCGAGGAAATCATGGATGCGTTTGCTGCTCACTACAAACTGAGCGTCGAAACCGTGTCCGCTGCCCAGGAAAACGAGTTCTTCCCGCTGCCGCGTCCGCTGCGGAACGACGCCGCGGAGTGATTTTCATATGGCGGTTTACACCGACGTCACCGCCGAAGAGCTCGCGGATTTCCTCTCCACGTACAACATCGGCGAAATGCTCTCCTACAAGGGCATCGCCGAGGGCGTGGAGAATTCAAATTATTTGCTTCACACCACAGCGGGCTACTTCTTCCTGACGCTCTACGAAAAGCGCGTCGCGGTGAGCGATCTCCCGTTTTTTCTCGGTCTCATGGGGCATCTCGCCTCCCATGGCATCAATTGTCCTCAACCGGTGCTCAACAAGCGGGGCGAGGCGTTGAGCAGGCTCGCCGAACGGCCGGCGGCCATCATCGATTTTCTCGAGGGGGCGTGGCCACGTAAGCCGAATGTTGCGCATTGCGCAGGCGTCGGCCAAGCTCTCGCGCAAATGCATCTCGCGGGCGCGGACTTTTCCATGTCGCGCGCCAATGCGTTGTCGGTGTCAGGCTGGCGTTCATTGTTTGATGTGGCTGCTTCGCGCGCCGACAGCGTTCAGCATGGGCTGCGTGCCCTGCTTGAGAACGAACTTGATCACCTCGAAAAGCATTGGCCGAGCGCGTTACCGCAGGGCGTGATTCATGCCGATCTTTTTCCCGATAACGCATTGTTCCTCGGCGAGAAGCTTTCCGGCCTGATCGACTTCTATTTCGCCTGCAACGACACACTGGCCTACGACATAGCCATCTGTCTCAACGCCTGGTGCTTCGAGAGTGATCATTCTTTCAATGTGACCAAGGCGCGTGCCTTTCTCAATGCGTACACGCGCGAGCGCAAATTGTCCGTAGCGGAGCAGGAAGCGTTGCCACTGCTGGCGCGGGGCGCTGCGATGCGTTTTCTGCTGACACGGCTGGTGGATTGGCTCAACGTGCCGCCGGGGGCATTGGTCAAGCCAAAGGATCCGGTTGAATATGTTCGCAAGCTGAGATTCCATCAGAGCGTGACCAGCATGAGCGACTACGGCTTCGAGCATTCTGGATTCGCCGCGTGAGCGACGCCAAGCTGCCACACGTCACGATCTTCACCGATGGGGCCTGCTCCGGAAATCCGGGACCGGGAGGGTGGGGCGCGATCCTGCGTTTCGGCGATGTCGAAAAAGAGCTCAAGGGTGGGGAGAATCCGACCACCAACAACCGCATGGAATTGTTGGCGGCAATTTCGGCGCTAGAAGCCTTGAAGCGTCCGGCGTCTGTCGACCTCACGACCGACAGTCAGTATGTACGTCAGGGCATTACTGGCTGGATTCACAATTGGAAGCGCAATGGCTGGCGTACCGCGGACAAGAAGCCGGTCAAGAACGTCGACCTTTGGCAGCGGCTGGATGCGGCCCTGAAACAGCACGAAGTGCGTTGGCATTGGATCAAGGGCCACGCAGGCCACGCCGAGAACGAGCGTGCGGACCAGCTTGCGCGTGACGGACTGGCGGAGCACCGCAAGTAGCCGTTTGGCTTGCGGGTGATCAGACCGGCATCCCAAAATGCGAATGCCCGGCACGAGGCCGGGCACAACGCACAAAATCCAATATAATCGGGATCAGAGTTGTCCAAGCAGCGTATCGCCGCCGGAGACTTCGACCTTGCCCGGAGCTGGTTCGAGATTGAAGATCTTCACCACGCCGTCTTCCACCAGCATCGAATAGCGCTTCGAACGAATGCCGAGGCCGTTGGCCGACGCGTCGAGCTCAAGGCCGATCGCCTTGGTGAAGTCGGCGTTGCCGTCTGCGAGGAAGACAGCCTCATCGCGCTGGTCTGTATCGCGCTTCCAGGCGTTCATGACGAAAGCGTCGTTGACGGAGACGACCGCGATGGTGTCGACGCCCTTGCCCTTGATGGCGTAAGCGTTCAGGAAAATGCTTGGCAGGTGCATCTTGTGGCAGGTGCCGGTATAAGCGCCGGGGACGGCAAATAGCGCAACCTTCTTGCCCTTGAAAATATCGTCGGTGGTTTTGACCTGAGGACCTTCCTCGGTCATCACCCGAAACTTGGCCTCGGGCAGACGGTCGCCAACTTTAATCGTCATGGTCACTCTCCTTGGATCAATAAACGAGTGTTTAAACGAGGTTGATGACAGGCACCACAGCTTTGCAGGCCCTGATCCATTCCGAAAACGGAGTTAGCTAGTGTCCCGAATCCGAAGTTCGCCTCATAGTGCAGCGCACCCCGCAGCGAACTTCGGATTCGAAAGGACACTAGTAACCTATGATTCTAGTGTGGTTCAGGTTCAGAAGTTCGCTTGAAGGACTCGCGGAGAAAATGAAGCGAACTTCTGAACCACCACACTAGTGGAGGGTGGTGTTGAATTCGTAGGCCCCATCCGCGCCCACCAATGTCAACTTCAGCGCCGCGCCGTCAGGATTGGCACCCGGCGGAAGGCCGTCGAGATCGAAGCTGAAACGCATGATGCCGGAGGCATCGTGTTCGATTAGCTTTGGGATCGGCAGTGACCAATCCGGAGTCGGTCCTTCCACGAACAGGTCGACATCTTTCTGGTCCTCTGTCGCAGCGACGTCGACGTCCACACTCTTGTCGTTGCGCTTGACATCCAGCACGGTCAGGGGGCCTGCATCGCCGATTTTCATCGGCTTCGGCACGGTGTCGAGTGCGGCGGTAATCACACTATCTTCGGTGCTGGCGACGCTGGCGAAGGCCAACTCGGCATTGGCTTCGACCGGAATGCAGATCTTTTCGCAAACGGCGTAGCTGATCGCGGCGCGTAATGTCACCGGCTTGTCAGCACTCTTGGCGACGATCCGTAGCGGCAGAAGCACCTGCTTCTGGTACCCGAGCGAGGTGCCGCCAGCCCCATCAGGAAATTTCTTCGGCGCAGGCCATAGGATTGTGACGGATTCGATATTTTCAGATTTAGAGAAGTCGAATCGCGGTGGCACACCAGAATCTCCGGGGATTCGCCAATAAGTCTTCCAGCCCGGTTGCAACTGGAAGCCGATGCCACCAAGAAAAGCGGCACCGCTTCGGGAGCCCGCGACCAGCCGGACGGCCGAGTAGGTGTCATTCACCCAAGGCGAAGTATCCTGCGCATTTGCGCCGCCCATCGACATCAGGCAGGCGATTGTCGCGCTGACAAATTTAGAAACGCGCAGGGGAACTGTGAGTGTCATACACGTCCTTACGGGGCGAGGTACCAGTGAACCATTGAATTGCCCCTGATCGGGTCTTTTTCGCGACCGAGGATAGCCGGAGAGAACCATCGGGCGTCAGTTGTCTTAATGCACCGGACGCTTGATTGACAGAATTGACGCCCAATATCAGGATAATGCCACACGGTGAGAGTCGTTGGGAATGAACACCACGCGCAAGAAGCCCGAAAAGCTCGCCGCAGGCCGCAAGATGGCCGCTGACAGCGCGTACAATGCGTCAAGCGGCTACCTCGACGGCCAATTGCTGATTGCGATGCCTGTCATGGATGACGAGCGCTTCGCACGTTCGGTCATTTACGTCTGTGCGCATTCATCAGAAGGCGCCATGGGCATCATCGTCAATCGCCCGGCCGGGAGTATCGATTTTCCGCAACTGCTGATGCAGCTTGATATCATCGACAAGTCCGAGCACATCAAACTTCCCGATAGCGCCGAGACCATGAAGGTAATGAAAGGCGGGCCGGTCGACACCGGCCGCGGCTTCGTCCTTCATTCGAGCGACTTTTTCATCAAGAACGCAACGTTGCCGATCGACGATGAAATCTGTCTCACGGCGACCCTGGATATTCTGAAAGCCATCGCAGCCGGGGCTGGCCCGAAGCACGCAATTCTGGCGCTGGGATATGCCGGCTGGGCACCGGGTCAGCTGGAGAATGAGATCCAGCATAATGGCTGGCTGCATTGTCCTGCCGACCCCGATCTGATTTTCGGACGCGACGCCGAAGACATATATCGCCGGGCGTTGGACAAGATCGGAATTGATCTTGCCATGTTGTCTGCCGAAGCGGGTCACGCCTAGCATCTTCAAATACTAGCATTTTCAAGTAGATGTGTCCGACGCCTGCCGTGCGGGAAGGATATCACGCTGAGCCAGATTCGGGGGCTGGGGCGGACTGCTCCTCCTGCGCCGGTGCAGTGGCCGGAGTCGTTGCTGGCGTCAGCAGCCTGTTGCGGAGGCTCTGCCGCCTCGTGCGTGGCTTTTGGACCTTCTCGCCCGTCAGAAGCCGCATCGTTGCATCCGCATCCATCGGCTCGCCGAAAGCGAAGCCCTGGGCGTATTCGCAGCCCATTTGATAGAGCTCCACCGCATCGGAATCGGTTTCGGCGCCTTCGGCCACCACTTCCATGTTGAGATCGTGCGCTAGTGCAACAATGGACTTCAACAGCACCGGCCGCGCGCCGCGATTGGTGGTGCGCACGAACGACTGGTCGATCTTGATGGTGTCGAAGGGGAAACGTTGCAGGTAGGCCAGCGAGGAATGTCCAGTGCCGAAGTCGTCGAGCGACAAGCCGACGCCTAGGTCCTTGATTCGATGCAGCATTTGCGCGGCGTGTTCAGGATTCTCCATCACCAACGATTCAGTCAGCTCAAGTTTGAGCGAGCCGCGCGTGACCGCCGAGCGTGAGAGCACGCCACGCACGTCGTGGATCAGGTCGTGACGCAGCAACTGGCGCGATGACACATTGACGCTGGCGAAAATCGGATCCCGCGACCGCACGGCCCGTTGCCAGACCGCGAGCTGCTTTGCGGTGGTGTCCATGACGAACAGGCCGAGTTCGACGATCAGGCCGATCTCTTCCGCGATTGAGATGAACTCGTTGGGCGACATCCGGCCGAGTTTCGGATGATCCCAACGCGCGAGCGCTTCGAAACCGGCGATGGCGCGATCTTCCAGCCGTACGATAGGCTGATAGAGAATGGTAATCTCTTGGCGCTCGATGGCGCGGCGCAATTCGGATTCCAGCGTGAGGCGATCGGTCTTCCGCGCGCGCATCGCGGGCTTGTAGACGTCGATGCGGTCGCCGCCGATCCGCTTGGAATGGTACATCGCAAGCTCGGCGTCCTTGATGATCTCGTCGCTCAGTGGCGTCTGCGGGTCGCTGAGAGCCAGTCCGATCGAGGCGGTAAGGAAGATCTCGCGGCCATCGAAGGAGATTGGAGCGCGGATGGTCTTGCGAATGGTTTCGGCGAACGCGGTGATCCGCGATGACTCGTGTTCGGAAGTCAGGATCAAGCCGAATTGGTCACCGGAAAGGCGCGCCAGCGTGTCTTGCGGCTTGAGGATGCGTGTTAAGCGCCGCGCCAGCGTCAGCAGAATGGAGTCACCGACGGCGATGCCGACCGAGTCGTTCACCTGTTTGAAGCGGTCGAGGTCGATCACCATCACGGTCGGGCGCAGATTGGTGGCCGACTTGGCGAAATTCGACATCGCGCTGAGGCGGTCGATGAAGATCTGGCGGTTCGGAAGGCCGGTCAGGTTGTCGTGAACGGAATCGTGCAGCAGCCGCTCCTCGGCATTCTTGATTTCCGTGACATCGGTGAGCGTGCCGACAACGCGGGAGACCTCGCCGTCAGAGCCAACCACGGGACGTGCCTTCAGCGCGAACCACATGAAGTGGCCGTCCGGGGTCCGTAACCGGAAATCCTGCACCAGGCGGCCGCGGCGCTGATCAAGCACGCTGTCGAGTGCGGCGCGGAAGCGATCCTGATCGAGAGGATGAAGCACTTCGAGCCATTTGGCGGCGGGGCCTTCGAGCGCACCGCGCTTCAACCCGAGAAGCGCTTCGGTCTCCGGGCTGGTGAAGACCTTGTCGGCGGACACATCCCAGTCCCAGATCAGGTCGCCTGATCCGGTCAGCGCCAATGCACGCCGTTCCATATCGGAGACAATGCCGTTGGCTGCGCTGCCGCCGGCGAAGGCGTGTTGCATCACAGTGAAGCCGATCAGCATCACGATGAGGACAAGACCGCCGAGCAGGGCAGGCCCGACGATGTCGTTAGTCACGCCGCCGGCGACCGTCATGCCTGCGGCGATCACCCACACCACCAGCAGGAACCATGTCGGGATCAGCAGCACCGCGCGATCAAAGCCATGGGTCGAGAGGTAAACGATCAGAACGAAGCCAAAGACCGCGATCATCGCGAGCGAGACGCGCGCAATGCCCGACGCGACGGCGGGATCAAACAGCGCAAGAGCGACCAGCGCGCCAAGGAAGACAAGCCATCCCATGGTGATGTGCGAATAGCGCACGTGCCATCGCGACAGGTTGAGATAGGCGAACAAGAAAACCAGCAGCGTCGCGGCTAGCATGGCTTCGCCCGAGGCGCGCCAGATGCGCTCGGCGCCGGCAGACATATCGAACACCTTGCCCCAGAAGCCGAAGTCGATGCCGATGTAAACCAGCACGGCCCATGCCAGCGCCGCTGCGGCGGGGAACATGATGCTGCCCTTCACCACAAATAGGATAGTGAGCACGAGCGCCAGCAGCCCCGAGATGCCGATGACAATGCCCTGGTAAAGGGTAAAGGAGTTGACCTTGTCCTTGTAGGCTTCCGGCTCCCACAGATAGAGCTGCGGAATCTTGTCTGTGCGCAGTTCGGCGACAAACGTGATTACGGCGCCGGGATCGAGAGTGACGCGGAAGATGTCGGCTGTTGCGCTGTCCTGACGTTCCGGCCGGTCGCCGGTTGACGGCGTAATCGTAGCGATGCGCGACAGGCCCAGATCAGGCCACAGCAAACCGGATGACACGATGCGATAATGCGGCACGACGATCAGACGGTCGAGCTGATCGTCAGTGTTGTTGGTCAATGCGAAGACGACCCAGTTCTGTCCGCCCTCGCGCGCGCG from Nitrobacteraceae bacterium AZCC 1564 includes these protein-coding regions:
- a CDS encoding ribonuclease HI (product_source=KO:K03469; cath_funfam=3.30.420.10; cog=COG0328; ko=KO:K03469; pfam=PF00075; superfamily=53098), whose amino-acid sequence is MSDAKLPHVTIFTDGACSGNPGPGGWGAILRFGDVEKELKGGENPTTNNRMELLAAISALEALKRPASVDLTTDSQYVRQGITGWIHNWKRNGWRTADKKPVKNVDLWQRLDAALKQHEVRWHWIKGHAGHAENERADQLARDGLAEHRK
- a CDS encoding putative transcriptional regulator (product_source=KO:K07735; cath_funfam=3.30.70.1300; cog=COG1678; ko=KO:K07735; pfam=PF02622; superfamily=143456), giving the protein MNTTRKKPEKLAAGRKMAADSAYNASSGYLDGQLLIAMPVMDDERFARSVIYVCAHSSEGAMGIIVNRPAGSIDFPQLLMQLDIIDKSEHIKLPDSAETMKVMKGGPVDTGRGFVLHSSDFFIKNATLPIDDEICLTATLDILKAIAAGAGPKHAILALGYAGWAPGQLENEIQHNGWLHCPADPDLIFGRDAEDIYRRALDKIGIDLAMLSAEAGHA
- a CDS encoding diguanylate cyclase (GGDEF)-like protein/PAS domain S-box-containing protein (product_source=TIGR00254/TIGR00229; cath_funfam=3.20.20.450,3.30.450.20,3.30.70.270; cleavage_site_network=SignalP-noTM; cog=COG5001; pfam=PF00563,PF00990,PF07696,PF08447; smart=SM00052,SM00086,SM00091,SM00267; superfamily=141868,55073,55785; tigrfam=TIGR00229,TIGR00254; transmembrane_helix_parts=Outside_1_3,TMhelix_4_26,Inside_27_181,TMhelix_182_204,Outside_205_209,TMhelix_210_232,Inside_233_244,TMhelix_245_267,Outside_268_276,TMhelix_277_294,Inside_295_300,TMhelix_301_323,Outside_324_332,TMhelix_333_355,Inside_356_361,TMhelix_362_384,Outside_385_994), with product MRSFRCFVLLALSFMMLAAVAPAYALDAVSVRSDAPAIDLTGVLEFQRSDTDRIQVSTAPGTDGIVRRIEVRAREGGQNWVVFALTNNTDDQLDRLIVVPHYRIVSSGLLWPDLGLSRIATITPSTGDRPERQDSATADIFRVTLDPGAVITFVAELRTDKIPQLYLWEPEAYKDKVNSFTLYQGIVIGISGLLALVLTILFVVKGSIMFPAAAALAWAVLVYIGIDFGFWGKVFDMSAGAERIWRASGEAMLAATLLVFLFAYLNLSRWHVRYSHITMGWLVFLGALVALALFDPAVASGIARVSLAMIAVFGFVLIVYLSTHGFDRAVLLIPTWFLLVVWVIAAGMTVAGGVTNDIVGPALLGGLVLIVMLIGFTVMQHAFAGGSAANGIVSDMERRALALTGSGDLIWDWDVSADKVFTSPETEALLGLKRGALEGPAAKWLEVLHPLDQDRFRAALDSVLDQRRGRLVQDFRLRTPDGHFMWFALKARPVVGSDGEVSRVVGTLTDVTEIKNAEERLLHDSVHDNLTGLPNRQIFIDRLSAMSNFAKSATNLRPTVMVIDLDRFKQVNDSVGIAVGDSILLTLARRLTRILKPQDTLARLSGDQFGLILTSEHESSRITAFAETIRKTIRAPISFDGREIFLTASIGLALSDPQTPLSDEIIKDAELAMYHSKRIGGDRIDVYKPAMRARKTDRLTLESELRRAIERQEITILYQPIVRLEDRAIAGFEALARWDHPKLGRMSPNEFISIAEEIGLIVELGLFVMDTTAKQLAVWQRAVRSRDPIFASVNVSSRQLLRHDLIHDVRGVLSRSAVTRGSLKLELTESLVMENPEHAAQMLHRIKDLGVGLSLDDFGTGHSSLAYLQRFPFDTIKIDQSFVRTTNRGARPVLLKSIVALAHDLNMEVVAEGAETDSDAVELYQMGCEYAQGFAFGEPMDADATMRLLTGEKVQKPRTRRQSLRNRLLTPATTPATAPAQEEQSAPAPESGSA
- a CDS encoding DsbC/DsbD-like thiol-disulfide interchange protein (product_source=COG4233; cleavage_site_network=SignalP-noTM; cog=COG4233; pfam=PF11412) — protein: MTLTVPLRVSKFVSATIACLMSMGGANAQDTSPWVNDTYSAVRLVAGSRSGAAFLGGIGFQLQPGWKTYWRIPGDSGVPPRFDFSKSENIESVTILWPAPKKFPDGAGGTSLGYQKQVLLPLRIVAKSADKPVTLRAAISYAVCEKICIPVEANAELAFASVASTEDSVITAALDTVPKPMKIGDAGPLTVLDVKRNDKSVDVDVAATEDQKDVDLFVEGPTPDWSLPIPKLIEHDASGIMRFSFDLDGLPPGANPDGAALKLTLVGADGAYEFNTTLH
- a CDS encoding homoserine kinase type II (product_source=KO:K02204; cath_funfam=3.30.200.20,3.90.1200.10; cog=COG2334; ko=KO:K02204; pfam=PF01636; superfamily=56112; tigrfam=TIGR00938), whose product is MAVYTDVTAEELADFLSTYNIGEMLSYKGIAEGVENSNYLLHTTAGYFFLTLYEKRVAVSDLPFFLGLMGHLASHGINCPQPVLNKRGEALSRLAERPAAIIDFLEGAWPRKPNVAHCAGVGQALAQMHLAGADFSMSRANALSVSGWRSLFDVAASRADSVQHGLRALLENELDHLEKHWPSALPQGVIHADLFPDNALFLGEKLSGLIDFYFACNDTLAYDIAICLNAWCFESDHSFNVTKARAFLNAYTRERKLSVAEQEALPLLARGAAMRFLLTRLVDWLNVPPGALVKPKDPVEYVRKLRFHQSVTSMSDYGFEHSGFAA
- a CDS encoding peroxiredoxin (product_source=COG0678; cath_funfam=3.40.30.10; cog=COG0678; ko=KO:K24138; pfam=PF08534; superfamily=52833), with product MTIKVGDRLPEAKFRVMTEEGPQVKTTDDIFKGKKVALFAVPGAYTGTCHKMHLPSIFLNAYAIKGKGVDTIAVVSVNDAFVMNAWKRDTDQRDEAVFLADGNADFTKAIGLELDASANGLGIRSKRYSMLVEDGVVKIFNLEPAPGKVEVSGGDTLLGQL